The genomic interval CTTTAAGATTTGGTTTACTGTAAATGAAAgtgcattacaaataaaatatattatttttattattattatataatgcatttttttccatcCAGCAGATCTTAAATCATCCTCGTTtaccttttttcattttacattaaaTGGCTGCTATCAGTTTCCCACCTGATTTGACTTCATTGACTGCACTTAGAAATTAGATAAATTCAAGCCATAATATTTTCTCCTCTGTGGACTTTTACTGaatgaagaaggaaaaaaggaggACAAGGGTCAGTTTGTCATAAATAGGAACTTTAACCAGTTGGATGTAAACCTGTTTCCCCagttaaaagttaaacaaacatttaagcaaacaaacattaaagtctGAGTCTACTAGAATATTAGTATTGCGTAACAAATCTACGACTTGCATCAGGGTACTACAGTTTCTTTCATGGGCTGTAGTTGTAGGAGTTCTGGATGATATAGTTTGTGAGGGATGGTAACCAGTCTTTGCTGAGAGTCACAAGTTGGGTAAACCAAGGGTAGTATAAATCTGTCTGTCTTGTAGCTCCTGTTTTGATGATGTTCAATGCTGCATCTGTGGCTGGGTAGGCTGGTATGTTAGTGACACCCCTaggatacagaaaaaaatacagtctTAACTGCAATGGAGAGCACTTGTAAATGTTATGTCAACAGCTGGTGATCATTTTGCAGCAGGGTTAAACGATTTGAATTGGACTCATTGTATGCCGGACTTACTTGACTTTGTCCATAGCTGCTTCAGTATCAATGAGACCTAGTGTACATATAGAGATGGACACATTACTTTTCTTCATAGCCAGCTCATGATGAAGGGCCCCAAAGAAACCATTCAAGGCAAATTTTGTTGAGGTATACGGTGCCACAAAGGGACTTGCCATTTTACctgtgaagaaaagaaaaactgttcgAGAGAGGTTTCCGAAACAATTTGACAGTTTCAGAAACAGGATTTATAGGCAATTCAAGACTCTTATTCTCACAAACTTCATTTGGCATGTGCACTCAAAATGCAATATACTTGTTCCCTAATGGAAAAGATAAGCGCTTGGCTTGGAAACCCCTCTTCCCCATTATGCCCTTCTAACCCCTCACCTAAAGCCTGGCACAGACTTCAAGATTTTTTGGGGGCCATTTTTCCAGAGGGTAAACCCGCtgttaacacacctcacaccacaggaaatCTGGAAAGATAATCTTTGGAATCAATACATATTCGGGCCTTTTTTGACATTGGTGGGAAGTGGGGAATTGGGGTCAaaatcttgtagtgtgtaccccgcttaacctaccacatggccctaATGGCCCCCATAATGCAACAGTGTAGATAGATGGGCAGCAAGAGCCAGTACATCATCGGGGTTATCCAGAGGGCACCTTACTTCACGGATGTTTTGTCAAGTTAGGCCCACAACACCTCTAGGATGCTCAACAGTGAGCTCTGGCGTCCCAGAGCCACCGCTCTCCTTGCTAGCTCTTACTGCCAACCATAGCCACACGTAGAATTTCTTTATATTACCTTCTTCACCACAAGGCCATTAAACCAAAAAAGCAGCCACCatatttttctaaaatgtgACCACATGAAATAACTGCATTGGCGAGCAGTTTggcttattatttatttaaccttaaatgaaataaatacataaagaaTGAATGTAGGCTATACATATCTTGTAATTAATGGGTAAGACAGTTCAGAAGTGTACAGACATATGTTTCAGTtgctggtaaaaaaagaaaaacaatgtagCAAACCTACCTAAAAGTGATGAAACAATCACCAGAGATCCTTTACTTTGCTCGAGGGAAGCCAAAGCCTTCCAAGCCATGTGAACATAGCTGAAGAAATTGACCTTtcgaaagcacacacacagaaaaaagacacaaagatcAGAGCATTCTCCTCACTTGATCTGCTCGTGCACTATTAAAATACTGCATTACCTGCATCAGCCACCTGGTGTGCTCCACGTCTCCGTCCCACATTCTGAAGGGGCTCGGCCCTATGTGGTTGAGAACCATGTAATCCAACCCCCCAAGTTTCTCCACTGCAAAATCGACCACTTGATCGGGGTCAGACACACTGGCCATGTCTGCTGCTATGTAGAGGGCTTTTTGGGCCCCTAAACTCTGGCATTTCTCTGCCACCTGAAACCAAAAAACCAAAGAGAAAGCAGAATTAATGTATCATTTCAAccaacagataaaaaaacactcttaaggcagaaagcagattttttttcataatcaACCATTTAAAGCTTTAAGTCTATTTAAATACATTCGCCTACCTGCTGTAACACTTTCTCCCTTCTTGCTGTAATTACTATCTGTGCACCAAAGCGGGCGTAGTGATATGCCATCTGCTCTCCAATTCCCGTACTGGCCCCCGTCACCAATACCCTGGCTCCTCTGAGAGACTCTGAAAGatgttcaaaaaacacaaaaaaaacgtgGGTTTGATAGAAAGAGGAAAAGTCATTTGAATGCCACTGACATAgtctgtaaaatgtttgataatTCTGGTGTTGCCTGGGTAGGTTTTTGTGTTAACAGATATGTTATAAAAATCACGTGTTATATATAGTAATAGCCTATAGTACAGTGACTAGGATGACGTTGGATTGTCTCAGATCATAACTATCAAACCATGACCTCCATTTTTTCGATACTTATTTAGCAAAGCCATGcatgaaaaatagaaaagtcCTCTCAAAGTCAAAGTCCTCTACTACAGTATGTGTTGTTCAGACATATTGAAGACCTCTGATCCTGAGGCAGGAGGAGCTGTTACACATTTGTTATGctctgttatatatatatatatatatatatatatatatatttagaacCGGGATGGCTCCTTTATACCCAAACGTTCTACCTTAATTAAGATTTTGATGCAATACAGACTTAGAAAATATTCTCTGGCCAATGTCCTCCCTCATAAATTTGTTGAATCAATGAGCACGTATGATTCTAGGACAAATAACTATTGTTATATATTGTGTGTCTATAAATGTGGAGCAGATCTGTAATACATCATTTGGATTtccacttgtaaaaaaaaaaaaggcatttaaatgtcaaaatgtaaaattcatTAAGCTCAATTATCAGCTGTGGTACTTTGACACAATGTTGTCATTGTTGAAAGCATAAGTAAACACTAGCCCATTGATGAAGACCATATCAAAGCATTATGTGGAAACTTGTACGCACACTGCTCCCTAACAACATGAAaactgtgttctctctctctctctctgtgttctcttcTTTATAAGCAAGAGCATGTATGATTATTACCAATTACTCGCTCAGTTTGGGCTTTTTTCCTAAATTTCCCCAGGGGAACACTGAACTTTCATTCATGATATACACATCTTTTGCACAATGCAAatatgattatgatgatgatgatgatgatgatgataaggGTTCAAGTCAAATTGTGGACCATGGCCAGGGTGAATGATCCCTTTATCAAACATTCTGTCCATATAACCAATAAGTTTGCTCTTTcaaaaaaatgtcccaaaaatattttcaaattgtaTCAATTAGCTATAGATATGCTTAATCATATGTGT from Labrus mixtus chromosome 3, fLabMix1.1, whole genome shotgun sequence carries:
- the hsd11b1la gene encoding hydroxysteroid 11-beta-dehydrogenase 1-like protein, with translation MGTLKKVLLASLCVAFVAVKWSAPSFDSESLRGARVLVTGASTGIGEQMAYHYARFGAQIVITARREKVLQQVAEKCQSLGAQKALYIAADMASVSDPDQVVDFAVEKLGGLDYMVLNHIGPSPFRMWDGDVEHTRWLMQVNFFSYVHMAWKALASLEQSKGSLVIVSSLLGKMASPFVAPYTSTKFALNGFFGALHHELAMKKSNVSISICTLGLIDTEAAMDKVKGVTNIPAYPATDAALNIIKTGATRQTDLYYPWFTQLVTLSKDWLPSLTNYIIQNSYNYSP